In Chryseobacterium turcicum, a single window of DNA contains:
- a CDS encoding L,D-transpeptidase, with product MKKLTLKKSIFYTLFFALCLVSCKKEEAVDQNEQSDSLSEEIVKSTSNPDSIKVKPVEESAPPMMQENGFYNAFAIPKDKKLRDSLYAIFSKKYSERERYAILALNRLDSKSKWNSDTLVVPAKIDTTLMAYSPFPMQLDVLSDVKKFVIFSYPIQAYGVYSNGALVKWGPTSMGKKAAQTDRGLMFANWKKKLAISTVKSEWKLPYNFNIHNTHGIGWHQYDLPGYPASHSCLRLLLNDAIWLYNYADTWILNPGGATTKAKGTPVMVFGDYGWGKRKPWRNLLDDPNANNISVEEMTKLIQPNVEKMVFEQINREKVADSIKSAKASQAAIQETETSEIK from the coding sequence ATGAAAAAACTAACTTTGAAAAAATCAATATTTTACACTTTATTTTTTGCATTATGTCTCGTTTCTTGTAAAAAAGAGGAAGCAGTTGACCAAAATGAACAATCAGACTCACTTTCTGAAGAGATTGTAAAAAGTACCTCAAATCCAGATTCTATAAAAGTAAAACCTGTCGAAGAATCTGCTCCGCCAATGATGCAGGAAAACGGATTTTATAATGCTTTTGCCATACCAAAAGATAAAAAGCTGAGAGACTCTCTGTATGCTATTTTTAGTAAAAAATATTCTGAAAGAGAGCGATATGCAATTTTAGCATTAAACAGATTAGATTCCAAAAGCAAATGGAATTCTGATACCTTGGTCGTTCCCGCAAAAATAGATACAACTTTAATGGCATATTCACCTTTCCCGATGCAGCTTGATGTATTGAGTGATGTGAAGAAGTTTGTTATATTTTCATATCCTATTCAGGCTTACGGAGTGTATTCAAACGGAGCTTTAGTAAAATGGGGCCCCACAAGTATGGGTAAAAAAGCAGCTCAGACCGACAGAGGTTTAATGTTTGCTAATTGGAAAAAGAAATTGGCGATTTCCACGGTAAAAAGCGAATGGAAGCTTCCTTATAACTTCAATATTCACAATACGCATGGAATAGGATGGCATCAATATGACCTTCCGGGTTATCCTGCTTCTCATTCTTGCCTGAGATTATTATTGAATGATGCAATTTGGCTGTACAATTATGCAGATACATGGATTTTAAATCCGGGTGGAGCAACCACAAAAGCAAAAGGCACTCCCGTAATGGTTTTCGGAGATTATGGATGGGGAAAAAGAAAGCCTTGGAGAAATCTTTTGGATGACCCTAATGCCAATAATATTTCAGTTGAAGAAATGACCAAACTGATTCAGCCTAATGTTGAAAAAATGGTTTTCGAGCAAATCAACCGTGAGAAAGTAGCAGATTCTATAAAATCAGCTAAAGCTTCACAGGCAGCTATTCAGGAAACTGAAACTTCAGAAATTAAATAA
- a CDS encoding XAC2610-related protein, translating to MKNFKILVLVFIIFACRYHAQPFNLKSVGEAKEFGLKIYYGTHGKGAFVQYKGQKGIIPLKIKSVAIDDSQREYNQPNFTSYIWDEVVNGKINGTYYLTEGLRDVFDIRYIRKKDGRVFQLALDENKSKKYDGVNQFLLYDALISYNTFADNYLTIKYSDTNQFKTELPDVDNPNYSRQAIIDDYNFDGFDDISFSIPDAGIGVYRMFTVFLYNAKTKKFEELVEPDFSKSKCECLCNLKIDKNKKMITSECRGGARWWKDFYQYKNGKLVWVRSQEMHE from the coding sequence ATGAAAAATTTTAAAATATTGGTTCTTGTTTTTATAATTTTTGCTTGCAGATATCATGCGCAGCCATTTAATTTAAAATCAGTTGGCGAGGCGAAAGAATTTGGTCTTAAAATTTATTACGGAACTCATGGTAAAGGAGCTTTTGTGCAATACAAAGGTCAGAAAGGAATTATTCCTTTAAAAATAAAAAGCGTTGCCATCGATGACAGCCAACGAGAATATAATCAGCCAAATTTTACCTCTTATATTTGGGACGAAGTAGTGAATGGAAAAATTAATGGAACTTATTATCTTACCGAAGGTCTGCGGGATGTTTTCGATATTCGATATATCAGAAAAAAGGATGGTAGGGTTTTTCAGTTAGCTCTTGATGAAAATAAAAGCAAAAAGTATGATGGAGTCAATCAATTTTTACTTTATGATGCACTTATTTCTTACAATACTTTTGCTGATAATTATTTAACGATAAAATATTCTGATACAAATCAGTTTAAAACTGAGTTACCAGATGTAGATAATCCAAATTATTCTAGACAAGCTATTATTGATGATTACAATTTTGACGGTTTTGATGATATCTCATTTTCAATTCCCGATGCTGGAATTGGAGTCTACAGAATGTTTACCGTTTTTCTATATAATGCTAAAACTAAAAAATTTGAAGAACTCGTCGAGCCAGATTTCAGCAAATCAAAATGTGAATGTTTGTGTAATCTTAAAATCGATAAAAATAAAAAAATGATTACCAGCGAATGTAGAGGAGGAGCAAGATGGTGGAAAGATTTTTATCAATACAAAAACGGAAAACTCGTTTGGGTTCGCTCTCAGGAAATGCACGAATAA